Genomic segment of Capsicum annuum cultivar UCD-10X-F1 unplaced genomic scaffold, UCD10Xv1.1 ctg56984, whole genome shotgun sequence:
AACAGCGAACCTGCAATTCGAGAAAGACAGATTAACACTACAAACTTCATATATAGAAGCTACATATGGATAATAAGATAGTATTCTGGTATGCTTACCTTGCTGACAAGCCggccgccaaaaacttgttggACAACGTCACTGCATCGGCTTTCAAGCCTATTGAGAAAGTATTGCAAGAATTCGTGAGCATCTTCTTGCTGATACTTATGGAAACCAGATGAAAAATCTGATATTTTCACAACATTAAGGACCACAAACTACACAACCATTCAACATCGATGAGAATGTTGTTTTGATGCTTACAGTAGCAACATGTAAAATCAAAAGTAAACTTcagaaggaaataaataaatgacatgAGCAAGGATACAACTCAAATTCTCAACAAATCTCCACGGTGAGATAGAACGACCCTCATAAGCCTCATAAGCCAATGAAAAGCCAATAAGCTCTTTGAAAACGCAGATTAAACAGAAACCTGCAACGACTATACAAAAACAAGAAATCAACAGAATATCAGTAATAACTCGAAATGGAACAAAACAACAGATATCTTTGAGAAAAAATTGTCCTTACGATCACATGGCACTACATGAGTATGCAGAAGGATGTCAAACAATGGCACCGTGTGCATGAAACATTGCAATACCGCATTCAGAAAGCATGTGTTCCCTAAGTTGAGTAGTCCAGCACcctaatacaacaacaaaaatatgagaATCTTAACtgatatatacatacaaatatacatacatacacacatatagtTGATACAAATATAACAGAAATGTTATGCATAATATACATACATTTAGTCGAGGTGCATGAAGCTAGACCAGACACTACAATCAATTAAGATGCCATAACAATTAACTAAAAGTAGCTGGTAGATGTATAGCATGATATAATTCATGTATAACTAGTCTATAATTTATGTATATTGACTAAAAGTATAGGCTAAAAGGGataaattgtttatttgattATAAGAGTTTAAAAAGTCCATACCTTGTAAGTTTTTAACATAATATTAGATGTCCACACAggcttattttcttcattttgccTTGTAAAATCACACTTGGGCTCAAGTGACTTGATGGGCTTTGATTCAAAATCATACTTGGGCCCAACTAACTCAATGGGCGTAGCTTCCAAATCACACTTGGGCCCAACTGTGGTAATGGgcttaacctcaaaatcaaatttggGCTGAGTAATGAGCTTAACTTCAAAATCATATTTGGGCTTAGCATCAATTGGCCCATCATTAGCAAACCATTCTGATTCCACTATATCTGAATCATCAGAAGAACTAGAACTATCAATCCAAGGATCAGAATCAGAAGATTCAGCACATTTGATGTCTCCTTTTTcccaaaaaacatcattttcCAAACCAATCAAATTCTTAAAAGAATCAACTGACTTAACAGGCTTGTGTTGATTTTTTTTGTCATCCATGGAAAGAAAagcaacaaaaaaatgataaaatcaagaattttttttggaaaaaaaatcaagattggTTTTTCAATGAAATCAAGATttctttggaaaaaaaattcaaatttttttgtgGAAAGAATGGGATTTTAAGGCTTTTTAAGACAAGGGAATTCTTTGTAATGATGAGGAAAACAACATATAGAATGAGGTTTTATATAGAAAATGAAATCAAAAAATAGGTTTTCTATTTTGGAAAGTAAAttaatatttatcttttgttactaaaaatttgaaatttggagaGTTTGTTGGAAGTTATATAGTGAGGAGTGAATTTTTATTATTGGAGGGATTTGAAAATGGAGGGAAAGTTaatgtcaaaaaataaaaaaggaaagttAGTTCTCTATATAtacc
This window contains:
- the LOC124893292 gene encoding ubiquitin carboxyl-terminal hydrolase 20-like, coding for MDDKKNQHKPVKSVDSFKNLIGLENDVFWEKGDIKCAESSDSDPWIDSSSSSDDSDIVESEWFANDGPIDAKPKYDFEVKLITQPKFDFEVKPITTVGPKCDLEATPIELVGPKYDFESKPIKSLEPKCDFTRQNEENKPVWTSNIMLKTYKGAGLLNLGNTCFLNAVLQCFMHTVPLFDILLHTHVVPCDRFCLICVFKELIGFSLAYEAYEGRSISPWRFVENLSCILAHFVVLNVVKISDFSSGFHKYQQEDAHEFLQYFLNRLESRCSDVVQQVFGGRLVSKVRCCNCGHFSNTYEPLIDVSLEIKNANSLHSALESFTRVEKLDDPEIKYTCERCKAQVSIEKKLMIDSAPSVAVFHLKRFQNDGSVVWKVDKHVSFPLELDLLPYTDNNQTNNEQMKYDLYAVIVHAGSTS